ATGGCGCGCAGCAGGGTGGACTTGCCCGAGCCGGACGGCCCGAGCACCACCGTCACCGACCCGGCCGGGACGAGCAGGTCGACGCCGCGCAGCACCTCCAGGGCGCCGAAGCGCTTGTGCACGCCCCGGACCTGCACCATGGCGTCGGTGGTGGTCGTGGTCATGAGCGGCCTCCGGTGAACGGTGCGGTGCGGCCGGCCGGCGGGGTGCGCCGGGTGGCCTGGACGGTGCGGACGAAGTCCCGGGCCCGCTGCAGCGGGGTGGGCGGCGGGGTGCGCCGCGCGCCCCGGGCGAAGTGGCGCTCCACGTAGTACTGGCCGACCGAGAGCAGGGTGCTGAGCAGGATGTACCAGACGGTGGCGACCATCAGCAGCGGCACCACCCGGCCGGTGCGGCCGTAGACCACCTGGACCTGGTAGAAGAGTTCGCCGATCGCCATCACGTAGACGATCGAGGTGCCCTTGAACAGCGAGACGACCTCGTTGGCGGCGGCCGGCAGGATCCCCCGCATGGCCTGCGGCAGGACGATCCGCCAGGCCTGCCGGAACCGGGGGATGCCCAGTGCGGACGCCGCCTCCGTCTGGCCGCCGTCGACGGCGATGATGCCGCCGCGGATGATCTCTGCGGCGTAGGCGGCCTGGTGCAGGGCGAGGCCGAGCACGGCGGCGCCCATCGCGCCGAGGACGCCGACGGTGTCGAAGGACCACACGGTCGGCCCGAACGGGATGCCCACCCCGAGGCGCTTGTAGAGGTAGGAGAGGTTGAACCAGAAGACCAGCTGGACGATCAGCGGGATGGACCGGAAGGCCCAGATGTACGCCCAGCCGATGGTCTGCAGGATCGGGCTGCGGGAGAGCCGCAGGGCAGCCACCCCGGCACCCAGCAGGAAGCCCAGGACCGTTCCGTAGAAGGTCAGTTGGAGGGTGATCCAGACGGAGCGCAGGATCGTCGTGGTGCTGAAGAAGGCCCGGAAGGTGGGCCAGTCCCAGCCGGGGTTGGTGGCCAGGCCGTGGGCGAACTGGGCCAGGACGACGAGGGCGGCGACGCCGGCCGCCCAGCGCCAGGGGTGGCGGGCGGGGACGATCCGCAGGTTGTCTGGATCGTCCGGTGACCCGGTGGCGGGCGGGCCGGCCGCGGCGGGCGGCTCCTTGCGGACGAGGACGGGCACGGGGCCGGCGGGCTCCGCGGACGTATCGCGGTCCGCGACAGTCCCGGTGCCGGGCTCGGTGCCGGTGGTGGCGGTCATGGGGGGATTCCTCCGAAGCGCTGACACGGGATCACGGGTGCTCGGGCGGGCTGATCAGGGATTCCTTGATCGCGGAGTCGGTGACGCCCCACTTCTTCAGGATCCGGTCGTACGTGCCGTCCTTGATCAGCTGGTTGACGGCGCCCTGGAAGGCGGGTGTCAGCGCCGAGCCCTTCTTGAAGGCGAACCCGACGTCCAGCCGGTGGAACTCGCCGAGGAACTTCGTCCCGGCGCTCTCCTGGGCGGCCTGGTACCGCAGGCCGTTGATGGTCGACATCACGATGTCGATCCGGCCCTGCTGCAGGCCGGTGAGGACGGCGCCGTTGTCGGAGAAGGCCTTCACCTCGAACGGCTTCCTGCCGGCGTCGGAGCAGACGTTCTTCCTGCTGTTCAGCGTGGTCTCGAAGGTGGTGCCGGCGCCGACCCCGACGGTCAGGCCGCAGAGCTGGCCGAGTTCGGTCACCGCCGGGACGGTGGTGTTGTCCTTCTTGACCGCGAAGCCCTGGCCGTCGTCGATGTAGGTGACGAAGTCGATGGTCTTCAGACGGGCCGTGGTGACGCCGAAGTTGCCGGTGCCGAAGTCGTACTTGCCGCTGTCCAGCGCCGGCAGGATGGTCTCGAACTTCGCGTCCTCGCGCTCGACCGCGACCCCGAGCACCTTGCCGACGGCGTCGGTGAAGTCGATGTCGATGCCGGCCGGCTTCCTGTTCGCCTGGTCCGGGTAGTAGGCGCTCGGCGGCGCGCCGGTCGAGCTGCCGACCTTGAGGGTGCCCGCCTTGCGGACCTCCTCCGGCAGCAGCGCGGCGATGCTGTCGACCTTGGCCACCGCGGAGACGACGTCCTGGCCGGGCGCGACCCCGGCGGCGGCGGCCGGCTTCGCCGGGGCGGCCGGGTCGGAGCCGCAGGCGCTCAGGGCCAGCACCGGGAGCAGGGCGGTGGCGGCGAGCAGGCCGCGTCGGCGGTTGGTGGCTCTCACAGGGACGGCGCCTTTCGGTGGGATCCGGACATCAGGAGGGGTGTACGGCGGAGGTCGTGCGCAGAGGTGCCGGCCGGCGGACCGGGCCCGCCGCGGCGGCGGCCGGGCCGCGGGCGGCGGCGCTCACGCCTGCACGGCGATCAGCTGGTGCCGGTCCCGCTCGGCCCGGGCCAGCCGGGCGGCCTGCTCGGCATCGCGCCTGGCCACCTCCTCGCGGACGATCGGGATGACGTACCGGCCGAAGTCGACGGCGTCGTCGAGCAGGGCGTAGCCGCGCGCGGAGAGGATGTCGACGCCCAGGTCGTAGTAGTCGAGCAGGGCTTGCGCGACCGTCTCCGGGGTGCCGACCAGCGCGTTGGAGTTGCCCGCCCCGCCGGTGGCGGCGGCGGTGGGCGTCCACAGCGCGCGGTCGTAGCGCTCGCCGGCCTCGGCGATGGCGAGCAGCCGCTGGGAGCCGGTGTTCTCCGGCGCCGGGGCGGTGCCGGTGGCGCCGGCCGGCTGCCGGCGGCCGAGCGCGCCGGAGCGCCGGCGCTCCTGGATCGCGTCGACCGTCCGGTAGGCCTTCTCCCAGGCGAGTTCCTCGGTCGGCGCGATGATGGGCCGGAACGCGACCTGGATCCGAGGCAGGTCGGTGCGCCCGGCGGCGCGGGCGGCGGCCCGCACCGTCTCGATCTGCTCGGCGGTCTGCGCCAGCGGCTCGCCCCAGAGGCAGTAGACGTCCGCCTCGGCCCCGCCGGCCGCGTAGGCGGCGGGCGAGCTGCCGCCGAAGGAGACGCCCGGGCGCGGCTGCTGGACGGGGAGGACGTCGGAGACGAAGTCGTTGAAGCGGTAGTACTCGCCCTCGTGGTCGAAGGGCTCCCGGCTGGTCCAGGCCCGCTTGACGATCCGGATGTACTCGCGGGTCCGGTCGTAGCGCTGGTCCTTGGTCAGGAAGTCGCCCTCGCGCTGCTGCTCGTGGTCGTTGCCGCCGGTGATGAAGTGCACGGTGAGCCGGCCGTCGCTGATCCGGTCGAGGGTGGCGAAGGTCTTGGCGGCGAAGGTCGGGTAGGAGACGTTCGGCCGGTGGGCGAGCAGGATCTGCAGCCGGTCGAGCCTGGCGGCGATGTATGCGGCGGCGGGCGCCGGGTCCGGGGCGCCGGCGGCGTAGGCGAACAGGACGCGGTCCCAGCCGTTGTCCTCGTGGGCCCGGGCCAGTCGCAGGGTGTAGTCGCGGTCGAAGGCGGCGGTGGTCCGGGCGGTGGTCTCCGAACCGTCTCCGGTGGCTGCGATACCGAGGAATTCGACGGGCATGGTGCTGACCTTTCGTTCTCCGCGGGGGTGGCCGCGGTGGGGCGGTGCGCGAACCCAGCGCCCTTGAGCCGCAAAGGTGTTCACGGACGGTACGGGTGGTTCCGGGTACGGCGGGGCGCCGCGTGGCCGGGCCGGCGACGCGTTCGGGCAGGCGGGAGCGGGGGTGGTGGGGGGGCGGCGGGCAGCAGGGGCGGGCCCGGATGCGGACCCGGCCGGCGTCCGGACGGCGGAAGGCGGACGGAAGGCCGGGGAGGAGGAGGCGGCAACGCGTGACGGGGTACGGCTGGAGTGAGGAGGCGGCAGCGTGCGCCTTGAGAACCGTCGGCTACGGACGGCTTCCCGGCCCGCGTCGGGGCACCGAGGGAGGGGTCTCCGAAGAGGGAGAAGGGCCGGTCAGACGGCCCGCTGCCGGGTCAGCCGCGACACGCCGCGGACCACACCCGACCGAAGTCGATGTGGTCGCGGGTGACCAGGGGCTGCTCGGCGTACATGGGGCAAGTTGAGCAGTGAATGATGGACTTCGTCAACCACCGTCCATTCCCCGCCCCCCGGGCGGCCGCGGCCGCGCCGCCACCGGACCCGGGGCGGACCTCGACCGACGGACGCGGGCGGCCCGGCCGAAATTCCCACCGACCGACCTCTCCTGCACGGGCTTTGACGGAGCGTCAATTCGCGGCCCTTGACACCGCCCGATCGTGCACACGTACGATCCAGGCGGAGTGAGTGCACGCCGGCCGCGTTGAGGGACGCGGTACGAGCGACGGCAGTACGTGACGACGCCCGCCTGCCCGCACCTCCCGCCTGGAGCCCGCCTCATGGCCACGCCGCAGGACGTCCTGCCCCCGTCCGGACCGCCACCCCTCAGCAAGCGCCCGACCGCCCCGCCGACCCGGGGCACCCGGCCCGCCGCCGGCCACGAGCCCCTCGCCACCACTCCCGCCGGCGCCCCTGCTGCACCCGCCGACCCCGCCGACCCCCTGGCCGACGCCCCCGTGGTGGCCCGCCGGAGCCCCTGGCAGTGGGTGTCCGCCGCGGCCGCGCTGCTGCTGCTCGCCATGGCGCTGAACTCGGTGGTCCGCAACAAGGCGTTCCAATGGGACGTGGTGGCCGCGTACTTCACCTCCACCTCGGTGCTGGACGGGCTCGTCCTCACGCTCTGGCTGACCGCCGCCACCCTCTCCCTCGGGTTCGTGCTCGGCACCGTGCTGGCCACCATGCGGCTCGCCGCCAACCCGGTGCTCCGCACCCTCGGCTGGGGCTACATCTGGCTCTTCCGCTCCACCCCGCCCCTGGTCCAGCTGCTGTTCTTCTTCAACATCGGCGCGCTCTACCCGACCCTGGGGCTGGGCATCCCGTTCGGCCCGGAGTTCATCACCTTCCGGACCGTCAACCTGCTCGGCCCGACCCTCACCGCCGTGATCGGGCTGACCCTGCTGGAGGCCGCCTACGCCGCCGAGGTGGTGCGCGGGGGCATCCTGTCCGTCGACCGTGGCCAGCTGGAGGCCGCGCAGGCGCTCGGTCTCGGCCGCGGCCGGGTGCTGCGCCGGATCGTCATCCCGCAGGCCATGCGCTCGATCGTGCCGACCGCCGGGAACATGCTGATCAGCGCCCTGAAGGGCACCAGCATCGTCAGCGTGCTGGCCGTCTCCGACCTGCTCTACTCGGTGCAGCTGGTCTACAACCAGACGTACCAGGTGGTCCCGATGCTGGTGGTCGCCACCATCTGGTACCTGGTGGTCACCACCGTGCTGTCCGTCGGGCAGTACTACGTCGAGCGCCACTACGCCCGCGGCGCCACCCGCGAGGGCCTGCCGCCGACCCCGCTCCAGCGGGCCCGGGCCGGCCTGCGTCGGCTGCAGCGGCGGGTCGAGGCCACCGGGGAGGCCCGGTGAGCACCCTGGTGATCGTCGGCGCCGGCCCGCGGGGCACCGGACTGCTGGAGCGCATCGCCGCCAACGCCGCCGAACTCCTGCCGCCCGACCGGCCCTTGCACATCCACCTGGTCGACCCGTACCCGCCGGGCGCCGGCCGGATCTGGCGGCACGAGCAGTCGCCGCTGCTGCGGATGAACTCCATGGCCGAGGACGTCACGATGTTCACCGACGAGCGGTCGACCATCGAGGGGCCGGTCCGGCCGGGGCCGTCACTGGCCGAATGGGCCGCCCGCAGCTCCGAGTTCGCACCCCACCGGGAGATCGACGACCCGGACGTCCGGGCGGAGCTGCGCACCCTGGCGCCGACCGACTTCCCCACCCGCCGGGCCCAGAGCGCCTATCTGGACTGGGTGCTGCGCCGCGCGGTGGCCGACCTGCCGCCGCACGTCACGGTGACCCTGCACCGCGACACCGCCCGGGAGCTGACCGGCCCGGCCGACGGACCGCAGCTGGTCCGGCTCACCGACCGCACCCTGAGCGCCGACCATGTCGCCCTCACCATCGGCCACCTGGACTCCGCCCCCGACCCGCGCCATGCGCCGATGGCCCGGTTCGCCGCCCGGCACCGCCGGTTCCACCTCGCGCCGGCCTTCTCCGCCGACGCCGACCTGTCGCCGATAGCCCCCGGCGAGCACCTGGTGCTGCGCGGCTTCGGCCTCGCCTTCGTCGACCTGACGGCGATGCTCACCGAGGGCCGGGGCGGGCGCTTCGAGGAGAGCGACCACGGCCTGGTCTACCGCCCGTCCGGGCGGGAGCCGGTGATCCACGTCGGCTCGCGGCGTGGCGTCCCGTACCACTCGAAGACCGACTACCGGCTGCAGGGCCCGCCCGCACCGCTCCCCCGCTTCTTCGACCGGGCCGCCGTGGACGGCGTGCTGGCCCGCCCCGGCCGCCTCGAACTGCGCAGGGACTTCTGGCCGTTGATGGCCAAGGAGATCGGCTTCGGGCACTACCACGAGCTGTTCCACGCCCACCCCGAGCGCACCACCGTCCGCTGGGCGGACTTCCTCGCCGCCTACGAGCGGCTCGACTGGTACTCGCCCACACTGGCCCGACTGATCGCCGCCGCCGTCCCCGACCCCGCCGACCGGCTGGACTTCGAACGCCTGGACCACCCGCTGGCGGGCCTCGAACTCGACTCCTCCGAGGAGCTCCAGCAGCACCTGCGCGGGTACGTCGGGGCCGACGCCGACCGCCGGGCCGACCCCGCGCACAGCGCCGACCTCGGCGCCTTCCTCGCCCTGCTTTCGCTCTTCGGCCAGCTGCCCCGGGTGATGGCCTCGGGGCGGCTCACCGCCCGCTCGGTGGGCGAGGAGCTGGACGAGTGGTGGTTCGGCTTCTTCAGCTACCTCGCCTCCGGCCCGCCGGGATTCCGGCTGCGCCAGTTGCTCGCGCTCTCCGAGGCCGGGGTGGTGCGCTTCCTGGGCGCCGGCATCAGGGTCGAGGCGGACGAGGCCACCGGCACCTTCCGGGCGAGCAGCCCGACCGTGCCCGGGCACACCGTCACCGCCACCGCCCTGATCGAGGGCTACCTCCCCAAGCACGACCTGGCCCGCACCCGGGACCCGGTACTGCGGCAACTGCACCGGGACGGGCGGATCGCCGAGGAGGTGGTCGGCGACGAGGAGCACACCCACCGCTCGGGCCTGCTCACCGTCTCACCGGCCGACAGCCGCGTCCTGGACCCGGCGCTCGGCGGCGCCCCGCACCCGCGGCGCACCGCGCTCGGCCCGCACACCAGCCTGCGGGCGGCCGCCGCCTTCGCCCGGCCGCGCACCGACTCCCCCGGCTTCCGCCAGAACGACGCGGCCGCCCGCGCCATCCTGCGGGATCTGGCCGGGCCGGCGCCCGACCCGCCGCCGGGCCCCGCCGCCCGGCAGGGGGCCGGCGACCTGGCGGTCGCGGCGGCGCCTTAGGGCCGGCCGCCGGCGGCGGGGTCGAGGCCGGTCGGCCTCAGTAGCCGGCGAACGGCGGCGGCATCGTCGGTGGGGCCGCCGCCGGCACGCCGAAGGCCGTCGCGGCCACCTGTTCGGTCGTCAGGTGCTCCGGGGCGAGGAAGATCCGGTCCATCAAGTCCCGTGCTCCGGTCCGCCGTTCCAGTTCGCGCAGGCTGGCGTCGGCCTCCCGGTCGGTCTCGAAGTCCCAGACCAGCAGCCGGTGCACCATCGCCACCACCTCCACCCAGCCGAGCCCCGTGGAGCGGCCGGCCGGGGTCAGGCCCCAGAGTTCCGCGTAGCGGCCGAGGTCCAGCCGGACCTCGGCGAGCAGCGGATGCCCCTCCCCCAGCATCTGCTGCACCAGCGGCACCAGCAGCCTCAACTGGTTCAGCGCCCCGGCCACGTCCCCGGCGTCGGCGACCTGCAGCGCCAGGTCGTGCTGCGCCTTCAGCACCCGCTCGTCGTAGGGGCCGAGCGTGGCGGCCAACTGCGGGATCAGGGCGTGCAACTGGTGGGCGGCACCCTGCGGGTTGCCCGCCGTGCCGATGAGCACGGCCAGCTCGAAGCGGGCCTGCAGGGTGTCGGGGTCGGCGTGCCCGAGGGCCTGCACCAGGTCGGGGACCACCTGCTCCAGCAGCTGCAGGGCGCCGGCCGGGTCACCGGCCGCGTCCCGGTACCAGGCCAGCTCGCGCCAGGTGGTGAGGGTGTCGCGGTCGTACCGGCCGAGCCGGGCGACCATCTCCCTGGCCGTCCCCTCCAGCAGTCCCGCCGCCGCGGCCGGCTCGACCTGCCGCGCCGCCTCCCGCTGCCGCAGCAGCTCCGCCCGGACGTCCTCGGCCGGCGGGGCGGGCCTGGGCACGGCGGGCGGGGCGGGCGCCGCGGACGGAGTGGGCACCGCGGACGGAGTGGGAACGGGACCGGGCGGGGCGGGCGGCGGTCCGGGCGGGGCCGGGGGGACGGCCGGCGGGGGTCCGTAGGCCCCCGGGGGCTCCGGTGCGGTTCCGCTCAGCGGCATGGTCCACGGCTCCTCTGCGTCGGTCGGCACCGCACATTCTGTCCCGGGGCGCCCCGTCCGCTCCAGGCGGCCGCCCCGCCCGGCCGGACCGGGCCGCTCCCCCGGGCACCGCCTCCAGGACCGGCCGGGCGGGACGAGTGGAAGGATGGAGCCAGGGCAGGCAACGACGCGGCCCGCACGATCCGGAGGTGCCAGTCATGGCGAAGCAGGCCCCGCAGAGCGACCCGGCCCAGGACGCCCCGCAGGTGTCCGCCCCGCAGCACGCCGCGGCGGGGCTGCCGGCCGTGGGCCACAGCCTGCGGATGGCCCACGAGCAGATGGGCGCCAGGCGCACCCTGGCCACCCTCAGCAAGGTCAACCAGCCGGACGGCTTCGACTGCCCCGGCTGCGCCTGGCCCGAGCCGGGGAAGACGCACGCCGCCGAGTTCTGCGAGAACGGCGCCAAGGCGGTCGCCGAGGAGGCCACCGAGCGGCGGATCACCGCCGAGTTCTTCGCCGCGCACCCGGTCGCGGAGCTGGCGGAGCGCTCCGGGTACTGGCTCGGCCAGCAGGGCCGCCTCACCGAGCCGATGCTGCTGGACGAAGGCGCCTCGCACTACGTGCCGGTCTCCTGGGAGCGGGCGTTCGCGACGGTCGCCGAGGAGCTGCGGGCGCTGGACACCCCGGACGGCGCCGCCTTCTACACCTCGGGCCGGACCAGCAACGAGGCAGCCTTCGCCTACCAGCTGTTCGCCCGCCGGCTGGGCACCAACAACCTGCCGGACTGCTCCAACATGTGCCACGAGTCCTCCGGCTCGGCGCTGGTGGAGACGCTGGGCGTGGGCAAGGGCAGTGTCAGCCTGAAGGACCTCCACCAGGCCGACCTGATCATCGTGGCGGGCCAGAACCCGGGCACCAACCACCCCCGGATGCTCTCCGCCCTGGAGCGGGCCAAGCGGGCCGGCGCCAAGATCGTCAGCGTGAACCCGCTGCCCGAGGCCGGCCTGGAGCGGTT
The sequence above is a segment of the Kitasatospora sp. NBC_00240 genome. Coding sequences within it:
- a CDS encoding amino acid ABC transporter permease, giving the protein MATPQDVLPPSGPPPLSKRPTAPPTRGTRPAAGHEPLATTPAGAPAAPADPADPLADAPVVARRSPWQWVSAAAALLLLAMALNSVVRNKAFQWDVVAAYFTSTSVLDGLVLTLWLTAATLSLGFVLGTVLATMRLAANPVLRTLGWGYIWLFRSTPPLVQLLFFFNIGALYPTLGLGIPFGPEFITFRTVNLLGPTLTAVIGLTLLEAAYAAEVVRGGILSVDRGQLEAAQALGLGRGRVLRRIVIPQAMRSIVPTAGNMLISALKGTSIVSVLAVSDLLYSVQLVYNQTYQVVPMLVVATIWYLVVTTVLSVGQYYVERHYARGATREGLPPTPLQRARAGLRRLQRRVEATGEAR
- a CDS encoding LLM class flavin-dependent oxidoreductase, with the protein product MPVEFLGIAATGDGSETTARTTAAFDRDYTLRLARAHEDNGWDRVLFAYAAGAPDPAPAAAYIAARLDRLQILLAHRPNVSYPTFAAKTFATLDRISDGRLTVHFITGGNDHEQQREGDFLTKDQRYDRTREYIRIVKRAWTSREPFDHEGEYYRFNDFVSDVLPVQQPRPGVSFGGSSPAAYAAGGAEADVYCLWGEPLAQTAEQIETVRAAARAAGRTDLPRIQVAFRPIIAPTEELAWEKAYRTVDAIQERRRSGALGRRQPAGATGTAPAPENTGSQRLLAIAEAGERYDRALWTPTAAATGGAGNSNALVGTPETVAQALLDYYDLGVDILSARGYALLDDAVDFGRYVIPIVREEVARRDAEQAARLARAERDRHQLIAVQA
- a CDS encoding FAD/NAD(P)-binding protein — its product is MSTLVIVGAGPRGTGLLERIAANAAELLPPDRPLHIHLVDPYPPGAGRIWRHEQSPLLRMNSMAEDVTMFTDERSTIEGPVRPGPSLAEWAARSSEFAPHREIDDPDVRAELRTLAPTDFPTRRAQSAYLDWVLRRAVADLPPHVTVTLHRDTARELTGPADGPQLVRLTDRTLSADHVALTIGHLDSAPDPRHAPMARFAARHRRFHLAPAFSADADLSPIAPGEHLVLRGFGLAFVDLTAMLTEGRGGRFEESDHGLVYRPSGREPVIHVGSRRGVPYHSKTDYRLQGPPAPLPRFFDRAAVDGVLARPGRLELRRDFWPLMAKEIGFGHYHELFHAHPERTTVRWADFLAAYERLDWYSPTLARLIAAAVPDPADRLDFERLDHPLAGLELDSSEELQQHLRGYVGADADRRADPAHSADLGAFLALLSLFGQLPRVMASGRLTARSVGEELDEWWFGFFSYLASGPPGFRLRQLLALSEAGVVRFLGAGIRVEADEATGTFRASSPTVPGHTVTATALIEGYLPKHDLARTRDPVLRQLHRDGRIAEEVVGDEEHTHRSGLLTVSPADSRVLDPALGGAPHPRRTALGPHTSLRAAAAFARPRTDSPGFRQNDAAARAILRDLAGPAPDPPPGPAARQGAGDLAVAAAP
- a CDS encoding amino acid ABC transporter permease → MTATTGTEPGTGTVADRDTSAEPAGPVPVLVRKEPPAAAGPPATGSPDDPDNLRIVPARHPWRWAAGVAALVVLAQFAHGLATNPGWDWPTFRAFFSTTTILRSVWITLQLTFYGTVLGFLLGAGVAALRLSRSPILQTIGWAYIWAFRSIPLIVQLVFWFNLSYLYKRLGVGIPFGPTVWSFDTVGVLGAMGAAVLGLALHQAAYAAEIIRGGIIAVDGGQTEAASALGIPRFRQAWRIVLPQAMRGILPAAANEVVSLFKGTSIVYVMAIGELFYQVQVVYGRTGRVVPLLMVATVWYILLSTLLSVGQYYVERHFARGARRTPPPTPLQRARDFVRTVQATRRTPPAGRTAPFTGGRS
- a CDS encoding ABC transporter substrate-binding protein is translated as MRATNRRRGLLAATALLPVLALSACGSDPAAPAKPAAAAGVAPGQDVVSAVAKVDSIAALLPEEVRKAGTLKVGSSTGAPPSAYYPDQANRKPAGIDIDFTDAVGKVLGVAVEREDAKFETILPALDSGKYDFGTGNFGVTTARLKTIDFVTYIDDGQGFAVKKDNTTVPAVTELGQLCGLTVGVGAGTTFETTLNSRKNVCSDAGRKPFEVKAFSDNGAVLTGLQQGRIDIVMSTINGLRYQAAQESAGTKFLGEFHRLDVGFAFKKGSALTPAFQGAVNQLIKDGTYDRILKKWGVTDSAIKESLISPPEHP